In Pleurocapsa sp. PCC 7319, the following are encoded in one genomic region:
- a CDS encoding isochorismatase family protein: MTRPQERDFSDMLTPDNAALVMIDHQAGLMLFPGDIDPSALRMNAIALAKTAKLFNLPVVLSAADQGPKGPIGPIIPEIKEELFPDVEVIYRTKINSWYEPAIREAIEATSRQKLIFAGITADFCAGLPAKSAAAAGYDVRLVMDASGNLNPMVLQTTIASLTQAGVVCTNWLSVIAELLGDWTNPQAQGVLDIYNEHLPNWSMFNIIERTKKQIQGVS; this comes from the coding sequence ATGACTAGACCCCAAGAACGCGATTTTTCCGATATGCTGACCCCAGACAATGCAGCATTGGTAATGATCGATCACCAAGCGGGACTGATGTTATTTCCTGGCGATATCGATCCCTCTGCTTTGAGAATGAATGCGATCGCCCTTGCCAAAACAGCCAAACTGTTTAATTTACCAGTAGTTCTCAGTGCTGCTGACCAGGGACCAAAAGGACCGATCGGTCCAATTATTCCCGAAATTAAAGAAGAATTATTTCCCGATGTTGAAGTAATTTATCGCACCAAAATTAATTCCTGGTACGAACCGGCAATTCGCGAGGCGATTGAAGCTACAAGCAGACAAAAATTAATATTTGCCGGAATTACTGCCGATTTTTGTGCGGGTTTACCTGCTAAAAGCGCTGCTGCTGCTGGTTATGATGTGCGGTTGGTGATGGATGCTAGCGGAAATCTGAATCCAATGGTGTTGCAAACTACCATCGCCAGTTTAACTCAAGCGGGTGTAGTCTGCACTAACTGGCTGAGTGTAATAGCAGAACTACTCGGTGACTGGACAAATCCTCAAGCACAAGGGGTATTGGATATCTATAACGAACACCTACCTAACTGGAGTATGTTTAATATTATCGAGCGGACTAAAAAACAAATCCAGGGTGTTAGCTAA
- a CDS encoding NAD(P)/FAD-dependent oxidoreductase produces the protein MVIVGAGFAGLRAVKRLSDADAEVLLIDRYNYHTFIPMLYQVATGFIEPELIAYPIRKALRNIFNADFLMAEVEQINPDNKTITADGRTMTYDYLVLSSGSQANFLGVSGAPQFTFPLRTLDNAIVLRNHILSCFEQAVKNLENSSLQEQLLTFVIVGGGPTGVEMAGALQELIYDCLVKDYPQLDLERAKVILLQSGSDLLASYPKHLQKYTVRTLRDRGVKVHFNNRVKETSSTEVVLEDETRITTATIIWTAGVEASLPKPQAEVSTASKNKVEVQDTLQLPKYPHVYAVGDVAYVEQDGKPLVGIAPEALQQGGMVAENLQRQLKGKSPKAFNYFNKGRAAIIARNAGVILLLGKIPLGGFLGWLMWLGIHLYYLPGLSNRFKVLGAWLKDYLRRDRSVRQVYTMISADSRTQLK, from the coding sequence ATCGTTATTGTCGGTGCAGGTTTTGCAGGTTTGCGGGCGGTCAAACGCCTCTCAGATGCTGATGCGGAAGTATTACTAATAGATCGCTACAACTATCATACTTTCATTCCCATGCTATATCAGGTAGCGACGGGCTTTATCGAACCAGAACTGATTGCCTATCCAATTCGTAAAGCGTTACGCAACATTTTTAACGCCGACTTTTTGATGGCTGAAGTAGAACAGATCAATCCAGATAACAAAACCATAACTGCCGATGGACGCACCATGACCTATGATTACTTAGTGCTTTCTTCGGGCAGTCAGGCGAATTTTCTGGGAGTTTCGGGCGCACCCCAATTTACTTTTCCTCTAAGAACTTTGGACAATGCGATCGTGCTTCGCAACCATATCCTAAGCTGTTTTGAACAGGCGGTAAAGAATCTCGAGAATAGTTCATTACAAGAGCAATTACTAACCTTTGTCATTGTCGGTGGTGGTCCTACTGGTGTCGAGATGGCTGGTGCTTTACAGGAGTTGATTTACGATTGTTTGGTTAAAGACTATCCTCAACTAGATTTAGAGCGGGCAAAGGTAATCCTGTTACAGTCGGGGTCTGATTTGCTTGCCAGCTACCCCAAACACTTACAAAAGTATACTGTACGGACGTTGCGCGATCGCGGAGTAAAAGTACATTTCAATAACAGAGTTAAAGAAACCTCATCCACAGAGGTGGTTTTAGAAGATGAAACCAGAATTACTACCGCCACTATTATTTGGACGGCAGGAGTAGAAGCCAGTTTACCCAAACCGCAAGCAGAAGTATCTACAGCTAGCAAAAATAAAGTGGAAGTGCAAGATACTTTGCAGCTACCAAAATATCCTCATGTTTATGCAGTCGGGGATGTGGCATATGTCGAACAAGATGGCAAACCATTAGTGGGTATTGCCCCAGAAGCTTTACAACAGGGGGGCATGGTAGCCGAAAATCTTCAGCGACAACTGAAGGGAAAAAGCCCCAAAGCTTTCAATTATTTCAATAAAGGTCGGGCAGCTATTATCGCTCGCAATGCAGGGGTAATCTTATTGCTCGGTAAAATTCCTCTTGGTGGTTTCCTTGGTTGGCTGATGTGGTTGGGCATCCATCTTTACTATCTACCAGGACTGTCAAACCGTTTCAAAGTCTTGGGAGCGTGGTTAAAAGATTATCTACGGCGCGATCGCTCTGTTAGACAGGTTTACACGATGATATCTGCTGACAGTCGCACACAATTGAAATAG
- the sbcC gene encoding exonuclease subunit SbcC, with product MIPLQLTLKNFLSYRDATLNFRGLHTACICGANGAGKSSLLEAITWVIWGKSRAATEDDVIHGNAQNVRVDFEFRCNNQTYRIIRSRPRGRSSSLEFQVETKAGNFRSLTAKGLRATQEEIIACLKLDYDTFTNSAYLRQGRADEFMLRRPSERKQILADLLKLDRYEELAAKAKDAAKEYKGKIEQLKLNLEPLVVEIEQRKGIVAEFANLQQELTKLQKIQDSARSRLQQLQAIEYQRQTWEQQFNIQQTQHQNLTQDCDRAQKDINALTAELGSLDKLVNLEAEIVAKYDQLLDWQTQEKELSTKFVTHQEAHQQKQQLEKELEQQKNELNLQINQLQTQIEGINQQEQEITKILSKTDDVEIALVKLETSRKELKELDKIQQYISPLIKQKNNLQTQINREEAKLAAKLEQIHNSAKKLAEDIEKAPEQRKQLLTVDAQIEELDKKRIYQKRVEEKGTERKEFRYKLQENQRIYERQWQELQQKLQMLSNPDACCPLCDRELDDLHRHQVVGKTQQKQQEIQEQIWVIREQLSTCDRELQLLRQEYQAISQEISPYDFLQQQFGQLEAQLEASEEMYEQLQVAQEEKKHLELCLQNGNFAQELQDEIKQVEGELATLNYDEQTHALVRGEVNSLRWAEIKQAKIEDAKKRQAKLEQQKPPLIKKISDLQTTLEKLHINSTIQQKINLIEQQILELNYDRTIHQNLLTSLRQSQACQFRHQELQKAKQEYPQLKTKLVELEQLLQQRLQDKQSSQDKLQYHLAQRENIADNRQEIKALEQQIYQRRQQLDELISRSGRVQQSLTQIDSLKNQHQDTENQLKEYEKQYRIYQELTQAFGKNGIQALTIENILPQLEAKANQILARLTGNQFHVQFLTQRASKGTSKKKTKLIDTLDILIADAGGTRPYETYSGGEAFRINFSVRLALAKLLAQRSGTALQMLIVDEGFGTQDSEGCNRLVGAINAIASDFACILTVTHMPQFKEAFQTRIEVYKGDKGSSLQVSN from the coding sequence ATGATTCCGTTGCAACTGACTTTAAAAAACTTTTTGAGTTACCGAGATGCTACCTTAAACTTCAGAGGGTTACATACTGCCTGTATATGTGGAGCAAATGGTGCTGGGAAATCTTCGCTCTTAGAGGCAATTACCTGGGTAATTTGGGGGAAAAGTCGGGCTGCAACAGAGGACGATGTGATTCATGGCAATGCCCAAAATGTTCGGGTTGATTTTGAGTTTCGTTGTAATAATCAAACCTATCGCATTATTCGCTCTCGCCCTAGAGGTAGGAGTAGCTCGTTAGAATTTCAAGTGGAAACAAAAGCGGGGAATTTTCGTTCCTTGACAGCCAAAGGGTTGAGAGCTACTCAAGAAGAAATTATCGCTTGTTTAAAACTAGACTATGATACCTTCACCAACTCGGCATATTTACGCCAGGGTAGGGCTGATGAGTTTATGTTACGTCGTCCCAGCGAACGCAAGCAAATATTGGCAGACTTGTTAAAGTTAGACCGTTATGAAGAGTTGGCGGCTAAAGCTAAAGATGCTGCCAAAGAATACAAAGGCAAAATAGAGCAGTTAAAATTAAATTTAGAACCATTAGTCGTCGAAATAGAGCAAAGAAAAGGAATTGTTGCCGAATTTGCTAATTTACAACAGGAATTAACTAAATTACAGAAAATACAGGATAGTGCTCGCTCTCGTTTACAACAACTACAAGCAATTGAATATCAGCGTCAAACTTGGGAACAGCAGTTTAACATTCAGCAAACCCAACATCAGAATTTGACTCAGGATTGCGATCGCGCTCAGAAAGATATTAATGCTTTAACAGCAGAATTGGGATCACTAGATAAATTAGTAAATTTAGAAGCAGAAATTGTAGCTAAATACGATCAGTTATTAGATTGGCAAACTCAGGAAAAAGAACTCTCTACCAAGTTCGTTACTCATCAGGAAGCACACCAGCAAAAACAGCAGCTAGAAAAAGAGTTGGAACAGCAAAAGAATGAGTTGAATTTACAGATCAATCAGCTACAAACTCAGATTGAAGGTATCAATCAACAAGAACAGGAAATAACTAAAATTTTGTCTAAAACTGATGATGTTGAGATAGCACTAGTCAAGCTAGAAACCAGTCGTAAGGAGCTAAAAGAATTAGATAAAATACAACAGTATATTTCTCCCTTAATCAAACAGAAAAATAATTTACAAACTCAAATTAATCGAGAAGAAGCAAAATTAGCTGCTAAGCTCGAACAAATACATAATTCCGCTAAAAAGTTAGCAGAAGATATTGAGAAAGCACCCGAACAAAGAAAGCAATTATTAACCGTAGATGCTCAAATAGAAGAGTTAGACAAAAAGCGCATTTATCAAAAAAGAGTTGAAGAAAAAGGAACAGAAAGAAAAGAGTTTCGCTATAAATTACAGGAAAACCAACGCATCTATGAGAGACAGTGGCAGGAGTTACAACAAAAGTTGCAAATGCTATCGAACCCAGATGCCTGTTGTCCGCTATGCGATCGCGAATTAGACGATCTCCACCGTCATCAGGTGGTGGGAAAAACCCAACAAAAACAACAGGAAATACAAGAGCAAATTTGGGTAATCAGAGAGCAATTATCTACTTGCGATCGCGAATTACAATTATTGCGTCAGGAGTATCAAGCAATCTCCCAAGAAATTTCTCCTTATGATTTCTTACAGCAGCAATTTGGACAGTTGGAGGCTCAATTAGAAGCTAGCGAGGAGATGTACGAACAGCTACAAGTTGCCCAAGAAGAAAAAAAGCATCTAGAATTGTGTTTGCAAAATGGTAACTTTGCCCAGGAATTACAGGACGAAATTAAGCAGGTTGAAGGAGAACTAGCAACTCTCAATTATGATGAGCAAACTCATGCTTTAGTTCGGGGAGAAGTTAACAGTTTGCGCTGGGCAGAAATTAAACAGGCTAAAATCGAAGATGCTAAAAAGCGGCAAGCAAAATTAGAGCAGCAGAAACCTCCCTTAATCAAAAAAATTAGCGATTTACAAACGACTTTAGAAAAATTACATATTAATTCAACAATACAGCAGAAAATCAATCTGATCGAACAGCAAATTCTAGAATTAAATTATGATCGCACCATTCATCAAAATTTGCTGACATCTTTAAGACAATCTCAGGCTTGTCAATTTAGACATCAAGAATTACAAAAAGCCAAACAAGAATATCCGCAGCTTAAGACTAAATTAGTTGAATTAGAACAACTATTGCAACAAAGACTTCAGGATAAACAAAGTAGCCAAGATAAATTACAATATCATCTTGCTCAACGAGAAAATATTGCTGATAATCGCCAAGAAATTAAAGCCTTAGAGCAGCAAATTTATCAACGTCGTCAACAGCTAGATGAACTAATATCCCGTAGTGGTAGAGTGCAGCAGTCTCTAACTCAAATAGATAGTTTAAAAAATCAGCATCAGGATACTGAAAATCAACTTAAGGAATACGAAAAGCAATATCGTATCTATCAAGAATTAACTCAAGCTTTTGGAAAAAATGGCATTCAGGCTTTGACGATTGAAAACATCCTACCTCAGCTAGAAGCTAAGGCTAACCAAATTTTAGCCAGACTAACTGGGAATCAGTTCCACGTCCAGTTTCTGACTCAAAGAGCATCAAAAGGAACATCCAAGAAAAAAACCAAACTAATTGATACCCTAGATATTTTAATTGCTGATGCTGGAGGAACTCGTCCTTATGAAACTTACTCAGGGGGAGAAGCATTTCGGATCAATTTTTCAGTGCGATTAGCTTTAGCTAAACTCCTTGCCCAACGCTCAGGAACAGCTTTACAGATGTTAATTGTAGATGAAGGTTTTGGCACCCAAGATTCCGAAGGATGTAATAGATTAGTTGGGGCTATCAATGCGATCGCTTCGGACTTTGCCTGTATTTTAACCGTGACTCATATGCCTCAATTCAAAGAAGCTTTCCAAACCAGAATCGAGGTATACAAGGGAGATAAGGGTTCTAGTTTACAAGTATCAAATTAA
- a CDS encoding hydrolase: MNTDAIAQNLAYYDQLTPDNCAMLLIDHQAGLFLGVKSIDQQILKNNVIGLAKTAKVFNLPTVLFTSSAKGPNGPTIPEIKELFPEHKIYDRSPINLWNDPECLQAVKDTNRKKLIMAAITTDVCLAFPALAAIKAGYDVYAVIDASGTWTAQAELATVMRLTQAGVIMTNWIAVAAELKHDEDRKTSAGMNRAFGEHMGLYDFLGDIAAAGH; encoded by the coding sequence ATGAATACTGATGCAATCGCGCAAAACTTAGCATATTACGATCAGCTAACTCCAGATAATTGTGCCATGCTCTTAATTGACCATCAGGCAGGATTATTTCTGGGAGTCAAAAGTATCGACCAACAAATTCTCAAAAATAATGTAATTGGGCTAGCCAAAACAGCCAAGGTCTTTAACTTACCTACAGTATTATTTACCAGTTCGGCAAAAGGTCCTAATGGTCCGACTATCCCTGAAATCAAAGAACTGTTTCCCGAGCATAAAATTTACGATCGCTCGCCGATTAATCTCTGGAACGACCCCGAATGTCTCCAAGCTGTTAAAGATACCAATCGTAAAAAGCTAATTATGGCAGCAATTACTACCGATGTTTGTTTGGCGTTTCCTGCCCTAGCAGCAATCAAAGCAGGATACGATGTCTATGCGGTAATTGACGCTTCGGGAACTTGGACTGCTCAAGCAGAACTCGCTACTGTCATGCGGTTGACTCAGGCAGGAGTAATTATGACCAATTGGATCGCTGTGGCAGCCGAACTCAAACACGACGAAGACCGCAAAACCTCTGCGGGAATGAATCGGGCGTTTGGCGAACACATGGGTTTATATGATTTTTTAGGGGATATTGCCGCTGCTGGTCATTAA
- a CDS encoding alkene reductase, whose translation MNSSTTLFSSIKLGDQTLTNRIVMSPMTRLRADGTIPTELMATYYAQRASAGLIITECTMVSPLSNGYMNVPGIYNQEQVEGWKLVTQAVQDRGGKIFLQLWHSGRVAHPSLINGELPVAPSAIAAPGTLHTPIGKVEMETPRALETSEIPEIVEQFRQGAKNARAAGFDGVELHGAFGYLIDQFLQDVSNQRTDEYGGSIANRARFLLEVVRAVTEVWESDHLGIKLSPSNTFYGMGDRNPRETFSYIIKALNDFNLAYIHLMEASEIDLKNADVIDPVLPVFSPLYQGTIITNGGYNKQKGNEVLAQEQAQLVSYGRPYIANPDLVKRFELDTKLNEPNPKTFYGRGDDENAPVGYTDYPFLATS comes from the coding sequence ATGAATTCATCAACGACCTTATTTTCATCCATTAAATTGGGCGATCAAACTTTAACTAATCGCATAGTGATGTCGCCGATGACTCGCTTACGAGCTGATGGCACGATTCCTACAGAGCTTATGGCTACTTATTATGCCCAAAGAGCTTCTGCGGGATTAATAATTACTGAATGTACTATGGTCTCTCCCTTAAGCAATGGCTATATGAACGTTCCTGGGATTTATAACCAAGAACAAGTAGAAGGGTGGAAATTAGTTACCCAAGCCGTACAAGATCGGGGAGGGAAGATTTTTCTGCAATTATGGCATAGTGGTAGAGTCGCCCATCCTTCTTTAATCAATGGTGAATTACCCGTTGCTCCCAGTGCGATCGCAGCGCCAGGAACGCTACATACACCCATAGGTAAAGTGGAAATGGAAACTCCCCGCGCTCTGGAAACTTCAGAAATCCCTGAAATAGTAGAACAGTTTCGTCAGGGAGCAAAAAATGCTCGAGCAGCTGGTTTTGATGGGGTAGAGTTACATGGGGCATTTGGTTATTTAATCGACCAATTTTTACAGGATGTTTCCAATCAACGCACCGATGAGTATGGTGGTTCAATTGCTAATCGTGCCCGCTTTTTATTAGAAGTAGTTAGGGCAGTAACGGAAGTTTGGGAAAGCGATCATCTCGGGATCAAACTATCTCCTAGTAATACTTTTTATGGTATGGGCGATCGCAACCCTCGGGAAACTTTTAGCTATATTATCAAAGCATTAAACGATTTTAACCTTGCTTATATTCATCTAATGGAAGCTAGCGAAATCGATCTGAAAAATGCTGATGTAATCGATCCCGTCTTACCCGTATTTAGTCCGCTTTACCAAGGAACAATTATTACCAACGGTGGCTACAACAAGCAAAAGGGTAATGAAGTTTTAGCTCAAGAACAAGCCCAATTAGTGTCTTATGGCAGACCATATATTGCCAATCCCGATCTTGTCAAACGGTTTGAACTAGATACAAAATTAAACGAACCCAATCCCAAAACCTTTTATGGACGGGGTGATGATGAAAATGCACCCGTTGGTTATACTGATTATCCTTTTTTAGCGACTAGCTAG
- a CDS encoding flavodoxin domain-containing protein, protein MAKILIVYTTSIGNTKKMAEAVADGARSVETAVTLKSSEEATIEDVRDCDALILGSPIRHRTADARIKKFIEDTLEQLWLTDEVVGKVGGVFSVGGGYGNMGAGCELAQLGMLSAMAACGMILVTLPKTTPGFEVAGMHWGPNGRSGDVVMKPVGVTEEMLEAGYHHGANIARVTQQLAGKDLMDKGNVAPPPEIVKMFTQG, encoded by the coding sequence ATGGCAAAGATTTTAATTGTTTACACTACTAGCATTGGCAATACCAAAAAAATGGCTGAAGCCGTAGCTGATGGAGCGAGGTCTGTCGAAACAGCGGTTACTCTAAAATCTTCTGAAGAAGCAACTATAGAAGACGTTCGAGACTGCGATGCTCTAATTCTCGGTTCTCCAATCCGCCATCGTACTGCCGATGCCAGGATTAAAAAGTTTATTGAAGATACCCTCGAACAATTGTGGCTAACGGATGAAGTTGTCGGCAAAGTAGGCGGAGTGTTTAGTGTAGGAGGTGGATACGGCAATATGGGGGCGGGTTGCGAACTCGCGCAGTTGGGAATGCTCTCAGCAATGGCAGCCTGTGGCATGATTTTGGTTACTTTACCGAAAACTACTCCAGGTTTTGAAGTGGCGGGAATGCACTGGGGACCTAATGGACGTTCTGGCGATGTCGTTATGAAACCCGTTGGTGTGACTGAAGAAATGCTGGAGGCAGGCTATCATCACGGAGCCAATATTGCTAGAGTTACTCAGCAGCTTGCTGGCAAAGACCTGATGGACAAGGGTAATGTCGCACCACCGCCAGAGATAGTCAAAATGTTTACTCAAGGTTAG
- a CDS encoding FAD-binding domain-containing protein: MQIVWFRRDLRLSDCEIIHEAAKNQQDILPCFIIDPWFFRQKEIGAARVKFLLESLDNLNTNLVKRGSRLYLFNGESVPIIEALTRSLIQLGKKPKLYFNRDVQVSYGIERDREILELYSQLNLETHIGLNHFLQTEQECYESLWQDYHYYQNQPLHPTPELINTPNLSLNLPQLTFQELKQKYWHYWQVKSSYFVGGEDRALATLNSFLSHRFWGYHWKMSRPWEAQQGASSHLSPHLCFGTISTRIVFQRTRKLIEEIQEPKTRKGFALKAFLDRLRWHDKFTQRLYYHPELATQNPDPEFDRYHSGNDLTGEKQELFWAWCNGITGFPMVDASMRQLNQMGWMNFRMRAMCATFLTINCGVSWQHGACYFMTRLVDGDIAINHRQWQMQSGVTNPMSKTFRIYNPSKNLQEKDPNLQFVLYWIPELRGHSMKQILSGEYLPNISYPKPVVDWKKTRSVNGKVISNLRSKVRDRLERERGEEYYQAIQAKETVEKYFAVKDKQYQDLNNDLS; the protein is encoded by the coding sequence ATGCAGATAGTTTGGTTTCGCCGAGATCTCCGTTTGAGTGATTGCGAAATCATTCACGAGGCAGCTAAAAATCAACAAGATATTTTACCTTGTTTTATAATTGACCCTTGGTTTTTCCGGCAAAAAGAAATAGGAGCAGCTAGGGTCAAATTTTTATTGGAATCTTTAGATAACCTCAACACTAATTTAGTCAAACGGGGTAGTCGATTATATTTGTTTAATGGCGAATCCGTCCCTATCATTGAGGCTCTTACCCGCTCTTTAATCCAACTAGGAAAAAAGCCCAAGCTTTATTTTAATCGGGATGTTCAGGTAAGTTATGGAATCGAGCGAGACAGAGAAATTTTAGAATTGTATAGTCAGCTCAATTTAGAAACTCACATCGGACTAAATCATTTTCTTCAGACTGAACAAGAATGCTATGAAAGTTTGTGGCAAGACTATCATTACTATCAAAATCAACCATTACATCCTACCCCAGAGCTGATTAATACTCCTAATCTTAGCCTCAACCTTCCTCAGCTAACTTTTCAAGAATTGAAGCAAAAGTATTGGCATTATTGGCAAGTTAAATCTTCTTACTTTGTTGGTGGGGAGGATCGTGCTTTAGCTACCCTAAATTCTTTTTTAAGTCATCGATTTTGGGGCTACCATTGGAAGATGTCCCGTCCTTGGGAAGCACAGCAAGGAGCATCATCGCATTTATCACCTCATCTTTGTTTTGGTACTATTTCTACCCGAATAGTTTTTCAAAGAACTAGAAAGCTGATTGAGGAAATTCAAGAACCAAAAACGAGAAAGGGCTTTGCTCTCAAAGCTTTTTTAGATCGTCTTCGTTGGCACGACAAGTTTACTCAACGACTTTATTATCATCCTGAATTAGCAACTCAAAATCCCGACCCAGAGTTTGATCGGTATCATTCTGGAAATGATTTGACAGGGGAAAAGCAAGAATTATTTTGGGCTTGGTGTAATGGAATAACTGGGTTTCCGATGGTCGATGCTAGTATGCGTCAACTCAATCAAATGGGTTGGATGAACTTTCGGATGCGGGCAATGTGCGCGACTTTTTTAACTATTAATTGTGGTGTGTCTTGGCAACATGGAGCCTGTTACTTTATGACTCGTTTAGTCGATGGTGATATTGCGATTAATCATCGGCAATGGCAGATGCAGTCAGGAGTTACTAACCCTATGTCTAAAACCTTCAGGATTTACAATCCCTCTAAAAATTTGCAGGAAAAAGATCCTAATTTGCAATTTGTACTTTATTGGATACCAGAACTGAGAGGTCATAGCATGAAGCAAATACTATCAGGTGAATACTTGCCAAATATCTCTTATCCGAAACCAGTTGTAGATTGGAAAAAAACTCGATCGGTTAATGGTAAGGTAATATCCAATTTAAGGTCTAAGGTACGCGATCGCTTGGAGAGAGAACGGGGAGAAGAATACTATCAAGCCATTCAAGCCAAAGAAACTGTAGAAAAATACTTCGCGGTCAAAGATAAACAATATCAGGATCTTAATAACGATTTGTCTTAA
- a CDS encoding SDR family oxidoreductase, translated as MSNLKEKIAIVTGGSGGIGSAVCLKLAQLGAKVVVHYGGSEGAAKDIVSKIEVNGGKAIALQANLSKSVEVTKLFEQTEQQLGQPDIVVTFAGTGDVGKLIDMDESAFDKVFGLNTKGTFFCLQEAAKRIKDNGRIVTVSSGLVVRPQPGFGLYISSKAAVESMSKVLSLELGDRNITVNTVAPGPTETEMYVNSGDDADAAAAQSPFNRIGQPEDIADVVGFVVSDECRWITGHVFEVGGGYV; from the coding sequence ATGAGTAATCTCAAAGAAAAAATTGCCATTGTTACAGGTGGTTCTGGGGGTATTGGTTCTGCCGTCTGTTTAAAACTTGCTCAACTTGGGGCAAAAGTAGTAGTCCATTATGGCGGTAGTGAAGGCGCTGCTAAAGATATAGTGAGCAAGATTGAAGTAAATGGAGGCAAAGCGATCGCGCTACAAGCAAACCTAAGTAAAAGTGTAGAAGTAACTAAGCTATTTGAACAGACCGAACAGCAGCTAGGTCAACCAGATATTGTTGTTACCTTTGCGGGTACTGGCGATGTGGGTAAATTGATAGATATGGATGAATCTGCGTTTGATAAAGTATTTGGTTTAAATACCAAAGGTACTTTTTTCTGTCTCCAAGAAGCTGCCAAACGAATTAAAGATAACGGAAGAATTGTAACTGTTTCGAGTGGTTTAGTTGTACGTCCTCAACCTGGTTTTGGATTATATATTAGCTCTAAAGCTGCGGTGGAATCGATGAGTAAAGTTCTTTCACTAGAACTAGGCGATCGCAATATTACCGTTAATACAGTAGCTCCTGGACCGACGGAAACTGAAATGTACGTTAATTCTGGAGATGATGCTGATGCTGCTGCTGCCCAATCTCCTTTTAATCGAATCGGACAGCCAGAAGATATTGCCGATGTTGTCGGGTTCGTTGTTAGTGATGAATGTCGCTGGATTACGGGTCATGTTTTCGAGGTAGGTGGCGGTTACGTCTAA
- a CDS encoding DoxX family protein → MKYVALAARICLSLIFFKAGISHITGFSGFVELIGSQGLPLAGLLAVGTIVFQLLGAIFLVLGYQTNIGAILLIIFLIPASLMFHNPIADPSQWNDFLKNIGLIGGLLMVVYAGSGALSIDGKKKTI, encoded by the coding sequence ATGAAATATGTAGCCCTGGCAGCCCGAATTTGCCTGAGCCTAATTTTTTTCAAGGCAGGCATTAGCCATATCACGGGATTTAGCGGATTTGTCGAACTGATAGGCTCTCAAGGATTACCCTTAGCTGGTTTGCTGGCGGTAGGAACGATTGTATTTCAACTGTTGGGAGCAATATTTTTAGTACTGGGATATCAAACCAATATCGGCGCGATTCTCTTAATTATTTTCCTGATTCCTGCCAGCTTAATGTTTCACAATCCCATTGCCGATCCCAGCCAATGGAATGACTTTCTCAAGAATATCGGTCTGATTGGCGGATTACTGATGGTAGTTTACGCAGGTTCGGGGGCGTTGAGTATCGATGGAAAAAAAAAGACTATCTAA
- the rd gene encoding rubredoxin, with amino-acid sequence MKKYQCTVCGYIYDPEKGDPDSGIKPGNAFEDIADDWSCPKCGATKSQFEPMD; translated from the coding sequence ATGAAAAAATATCAATGCACTGTTTGCGGTTATATCTATGACCCAGAAAAAGGCGATCCAGATTCAGGCATCAAACCAGGAAACGCTTTTGAAGACATTGCCGATGATTGGTCTTGTCCTAAATGCGGTGCTACCAAATCTCAGTTTGAACCAATGGATTAA
- a CDS encoding NAD(P)-dependent oxidoreductase yields MRVLICGATGNIGRLTVAKALKSGHEVTAFTRSPQKLDNQNHLHKAQGDVMDVTSIQAAMAEQEAVVITFGAPLNWSTLTSVPDLCTVGTRNIIKAMEQHEVKRLVCMTGIGAGDSKGHGRFIFDNLILPIMLGRIYVDKNRQEQEVMQSDLDWTIVRPTELTDEPESGDYRVLVNLEGKKAKTISRADVADFLVQQIDSDRYLHQTPLITT; encoded by the coding sequence ATGCGTGTACTTATATGTGGTGCTACGGGGAATATTGGTCGTTTAACCGTAGCCAAAGCCCTAAAATCAGGACATGAAGTAACAGCTTTTACTCGTTCTCCCCAGAAGCTCGATAACCAAAACCATTTACATAAAGCTCAGGGAGATGTGATGGATGTTACCAGTATTCAAGCAGCGATGGCGGAACAAGAAGCAGTCGTAATTACTTTTGGCGCACCTCTGAATTGGTCTACACTAACTAGCGTTCCCGATCTTTGTACTGTAGGAACTCGCAATATTATCAAGGCGATGGAGCAACATGAAGTAAAGCGTCTAGTTTGTATGACTGGTATTGGAGCGGGGGACAGCAAAGGACATGGCAGATTTATCTTTGATAACTTAATCTTGCCCATAATGCTCGGACGCATCTATGTAGACAAAAATCGTCAGGAACAAGAAGTAATGCAAAGTGACTTAGATTGGACTATTGTTCGTCCTACAGAACTAACTGACGAACCAGAATCGGGTGATTATCGTGTATTGGTGAATTTGGAAGGCAAAAAAGCTAAAACTATTTCTCGTGCAGATGTAGCAGATTTTTTAGTTCAGCAAATAGATAGCGATCGCTATTTACACCAAACTCCCTTAATTACAACTTAG